TAATGAACGAAAGCAATTTTGTGGTTTTCTAGGAATTAGTGGAACAAATGATTAGCAAAGATCCAAAAAGCCGATTATCTGCTGCAGAGTTCATGAGCAAATACAGAGGTACTATGTAGTGGGTCAACTGCTTTCTCCGTCATTGGTACCACCTACTTTAAATCTTTGTCATCATTACCATAATCATATTCTACTGTACCTTTACCtcaaaatgttgttgttgttactgaCACTACTGTAAACATATATCGTAAGTCTTCCCTAGCATAGGTGTAAAGGGAACTAGTACTCAGGAGCTCATAGTTCTGACTCCTGTAATCATTCTCTGTGGTTGTCTCATATTCACCACTAAAACTTTTGTTACTTGCATAGTGTTTTTGGGCAATCTTCCAAAAACTCAGTGGCAGAGGATCAGAACATAATTGTGATCAGAACGTCATAGGTTTGACTCCTTTTCTGCCCAGTAtcagtaataaataattaaactcatcaccaatagatgagcttggggaaGGTGCCTATCAAAGCGGGTGGTGGTGCCAAGCGAAATGCGAGCATCGAGCAGGGCACGCAGGTATCCACGGCAACCCAGAGAGCGGCAACCACCACCAGGCACCGTCACACTGAGAAACTCAGTGGAGATACTTACCAACCAGTATACTTACCATGGCCAGCCAAGAGGAGGGAAGGGGAGGGGCAAACTGCCGCACTAATGCACAAATACGAGCTCGAAATTGCACGACCTCAGAGCGAGCACACGTCATCTAATGCTAAGCGAAGACCCGTATGTTGGATAGGGGCACATGATTCGCGAACGCCGCTGACCAGCATTGGCTCGAttttaacttagcctaaattacatttagccacatttaaactcatcaccaatagatgagcttgggggAGTTGCCTATCAAAGCGGGTGGTGGTGCCAAGCGAAATGAGAGCATCGAGCAGGGCACGCAGGTATCCACGGCAACCCAGAGAGCGGCAACCACCCAAGGCCTTCGCCCCTCCAAGGTGCTTGGAAGAGGCGAAGAGCCCGCGAACAAGGGGTGACGAGGGACCTCCGCCAAATCCCCAAAAAAAACTGACCAAGCACCTTCCTCTAGCTCCAAAGAGACCAAAAGACAGCACTTACGCAAACAAGTCTAAGGCCTGACAGCCAGAAGGACTATCCATCCCAAGTACTCCCAGTAGTAAAATTCCGCACAGGCTAGAAGGAAGCATGTGCTATCGCTGGACTCATGCACTAAGACCAGAGCCATTTCGAACTACTAAAATAACGGCATCAGAGGGATGCGTCCAAGTGAAGGCACAAATCGAAGCCTAGAATGGACAAGGAGGGGGGGGGGACCCTAAAGTAATGCTTGCATGATCCGCAAAGTCCGCAGCCATAGCTCCACGTGGGTGCGCAGAGCAGTTTGAGGGTCAGATACCACCAGCCTCAGGGACCAAGGGGCCCATAGGTCAAACAAGAGGAGAGTGAAGCCAATGTTTCAGAAGGTGTGCGGATGTAAGACTTGTAGGCATCGCTAGACCAACGGCCCAAGGCTTGAATGAGGTGGTCAGGGATGCCGCGACGAGCTGCCACTGTGGCCGCTCCGATACGAAAACTGTGGCTGGAGAAGTTCCCTGGAACTCCGGCACGTGCCAAAATCTCCCTGAGCCAGCCAGTTAGGAGAGCACGAGACAATGGCCGACCATCCTGAAATAGGAAGAGTGGGCCACCAGAATTGCCGCGGACTACCAGATATGCCTTGACCGCCTGGAGGGCACAGAGTGGAAAGCTACCCTTGCCAATGTGGATGAAGCAACCTTTGCGGAAAGGGTCAGTCTTGGAAGCTTTAATCCGCACTCGCAGGCAATCAGGGTGGGAGTCTGAATCTACAGAGAGATCGACAACACCCAAGTGAAGAGCAGGGGAGAAACTGGCCAAATTGGGAACCGTAAATTCTGCCGAttgaagaaaaccaaaattaGCCAGGGTACACGCCGCCCAGAACATGCAGTGGTCCGGAAGTGATAGATCTAAGGAGTTAAAGATAATCATCAGGATATCGTCTGTGATTGGTAATCGTTGAACTTGTGAAGAACCCTGAATGCGTTTGATACCCCGTACTACCCGTTGCAAGCGGAGACAATTGACCAAAGGGTCTAGAAAACCCTCTTCAATGTGTAAGGAGTGAACAGCTGAAAGATAGACCTTTATCAAGGAGTGTTGAACTGATCTTGCCAAAAAGGTGGCAAACAGGCATAACGTCCATTCATCGGTCGGGCAAGGAGAGCCGCTGGGATGCAGTTTGCCCATCTGGGCACAAAAGGTGATGAAATGTCTCTGACCAGACGAGTAAGATCTGCTAGTAGAAGCAGCCAAACCCCGGACCAGAGAAAACTGGCACTGTTGCTCTAAGGATGGCTGGTCAATTCCTCCAACAGCTGAGGTGGGATAGACACTGGAAGCAACTGAGCTTCTGGCGCCAGACTCCTGAACTCCTGCCAATGAAAGCGGGACAGCGCATCAGCAATACCATTATGAATCCCGGGAACATGCTgggaggaaaagaaaaaatcataaTGCGCAGCAGATGCAAGAAGATGGCGGAGCAGGTGCATCAGATCCGGGATCTTGGATGTTCTGGAGTTGAGGATGTACACTACTGCCTCGTTATCTGTACGAAAGAGAACGTAACGCCTAGCCCACTGAGGGCCCCACAGATGAGCAGCAATCACAACTGGAAACAACTCCTTATACGCTATGGACTGAGGGGCTTGGGAGGGGATCCAGGAGCCGGAGAACCACTCTCCCCTGAAGTAGGCGCCAAAGCCTAGGGAGCCAGACGCATCTGAAGTGACCACCAAGTCAGGGGCAGCCGCCATGCCTGGAAACAGCCAAAAGGCAACTCCATTCCAAGAGGACAAGAACTGAAACCACCACTGGAGATCCAGATGAAATTCCGCGTTTAAGCGAATGGGATGGTCGCGGTTGCGGAAACAACGGAGAAGGTCGATCATGTGGCGCAAAAAGGTACACCCTGGCCACACAACCTTTGCAGCGTGATGTAAATGGCCAATAAGAGACTCCAATTGACGCCTGGTACACCAGCGACGATTGCGCCACGACTGAATCAGTTCCTGCAAAGCACAAAGCTTATCTTCTGGAAGGCGAGCGACCTGAGCCCTGGAGTCCAGTTCGATGCCTAGTACCAGCAAGTGAGAGGATGGACCGATACACTTGTCAGGATGGAGAGGTAGCCCTAACGCTCTGCAAGCTGCCAATGACGTCGCCATATTGTCTGCACATTGACTGGATGCTGAGGGGCCTGCGGTTATGAAGTCATCTAAATAGTGCATCAAGTCCGAGACATTGTGAGCATGACGGAGAATCCACTCCACCATGTCAGCCACAGAATTGAAGATAAAGGGTGCCGAGCGGAGACCGAACGGTAAGGCTAAATCCACGTAATAGTGATCCCGCCACTTCAAGCCCAACAGATATCGATATCCGGGATGGACGGCGATGTTGCGATAAGCTGCCTCCACATCAAACTTGGCCATCAGGGCTCCTTGACCATACTTTGAAACCATGCTAATAATTTGATCAACAGTAATATATTGCAAGGCAAATTCATCGGGGTCAATACCATCATTAAGACTCCAGCCTCCAGGAGAAGACAAATCCACTATGAGTCTCCACTTTCCAGGTTGATCCTTTTTGGGGATAACCCCAAAGCTACTGATATGTAAGTTCGTGAGTGGTGGGGAAGAAAAAGGCCCAGCAACCCTCCCAAGCGAGACCTCATTATCCAAATATCGGTCAATGACATCAGGATGCTGCTTGGCTGAAGGTTTGTTTGTCGTGGCCGACTTGAGATTGGTTTGGGTGATTGGACAAGTTGCGAGCAAACTCCTCAGGCTTGAGTGGGCTCACAATGGACACTGGGTGAAACAAGGTGGAGGCTGGAAAGGAAGGGAGAACAAACGAGGAAAGGTGGAACCCTTTGATATGACACAAACCAAGACGGCACAGAGAGAGACAGTTCTTAGAAAAAACTTTAATTCAAAGGCGTAATAACCGAAGAATTCTGCCCTAGAGAGAGGGGTCGGTTGGTTCCCATGCCCCGGAGCATAACAGAACAAGTAACGCAACGAGCAAGTGACAGAAGCGCATAACTGCCCTAGACAACTAAGTGTTAATCAGGGAGGTACCctgtaacaaaaaaaacaacgaagtGCACGCAAATGACCGGCAAGAGGCGAGGCCACGAGGCCAAGTACACGTCGTGAAATAACGAGGAGCGATACGACACGATGCTGCTAATCTGCAACCCTGTGACAAAAAACGAACTGAACACAAGCAACTGGCGGGGGGCGAGGCTACTAAACCAGCTACGCGTCGCAAAAGAGAGGAGGAGTGATACCACAAGGCACTGCTAATCCGCTACCctataacaaaaaacaacaaactgaACGCACGCAGACGGCGGGAAGCGAGGGCACAAAGCCTACTACGCATTGCAAAAGAACGAGGAGCGCTACCAAAAAAGGCACTGCTGTTCCACTATGAGTGTTTGTGCACAGTCAAGGTTCAATGACGGAACCGGTTAGTAGCGCCCCATGTCGCCGAGAGCTGGGGAAACAGCTGCTGGGGACCTGGAATGACGTTTGCTATTATTGTCTGCTCTCTGCTCCTGTCGCGAAGAGCACGAGAGAGCGCGATGCGATCTGCCATACCTGCTGCAACGGTGGTAGTAGCGGCAGCGCATGAAAGGGGCAGTGCAGCGGCCCTTGTTCCACGAAATGCATGCGATCCGAGATCTGCAAACTGCCGCACTAATGCACAAATACGAGCTCGAAATTGCATGACCTCAGAGCGAGCATGCGTCATCTAATGCTAAGCGAAGACCCGTATGTTGGATAGGGGCGCATGATTCGCGAACTCCGCTGACCAGCATTGGCTCGAttttaacttagcctaaattacatttagccacattttaTTGAACAATTTTTTGAGAACAAAATATCTAACTCTTCTGATGTTAGAAACTGCTTTTTTACATGACAGGGATCATCTTTCCAGAACAATTTTACGCTTTTCTTAACAAGTACATGAGCAACTTTGCCATGCCTCCAGTTCTTACTGCTGATGAAAAGATAAGCAGGTAATTGACTTGTTGTCAAAGAGAGCTTCAGgtctgaaaaaataatctaataatattataacaaGCAAAATTACATATGCATTATGTAATTTTGCCATGATTCAAGATGATTTGTACGTGATATGATGATTTGTTTAATGCCACTTATGATTATTGAGCATGAAACtttcaattcattttgttCCAATTTGATTTTCCTGTTTTAGAATCAAACGTGATATTGACCAGATTTTGAAAGAGCTACTTCCAACAAATGATGTTCATGATATTTCTGTTCGTGATAAAGATGGTAAAAGTTTCTGATTGTTTGTGTTTCCTAACGTTCAAACTTGTTTGAAGTAATTTTGTGATTtataatcattgttttcttaatcTTATTTTTTAGGCTGCTTGGTCATTATTGTTTCCCTTCTGACATCCTGCATTAGAAGTTGCAAGGTATCATTAGTCTGCATGCTGTGTCTGAATATCCTGCTGCCAcacattcctttgttttagggAAACGAGGAGTACTGGGGAGTGTGCAAAAATATCTGAGGGATAATGGGCATGGGACATGCAGAGCCTTAGATTTCAGTATTAACTTTGTGTGCAGTAATGTTGAGTATAAAAGGTGGACATGCGAAATTGTGGCAAAGTTGTCTTTCTGATACAGATCATTTGACAGTCATTTTGCTGCAGAGATGGCCTTCATATACTAAATTGACAATAATTGTATTTACTCATGCGGTTTATAACATCataatttctgaatttttaaaaaattttgtcttattGTGATTATCTCTTTAAGTAATTAATTCTGATTGATGTGTATCTCATTGAACAAGAAATGATTATGGTTGCTGTCAGAACTAATTTTTATTCAGAACCTGTAAGTAATCTTGAATAAATTCCCAATTCTTTAATGGACAGGTTCATATTCAATTTTGTGTGCTGTAACCTGTGATTCCCATGAAGAAGTTAATGATGAATGCACTCGATAATCTTCTTTTTTCAGTACTGCGTGTCTAAACTGACAGTATTGGAACTTCTTTTGAAGATTGCTCAACATGTCAGCgatgaaattattttggaGCGTTTGTTACCTTACATGCTGTTTCTTGTCAACGATTCTTTACCTCAAGTCAGAGCTCAGGCTCTGAAGATTTTAAGTCATTGTCTACAACTGGTGCGCAGTGTGCCCCGCAGTGACGCCAACATATTTCCAGAGTATGTCTTGCCAAGTTTATCATGGCTCACCCAAGATCAGGAGGTCATTGTGAGAATTGCATATGCCGAGAATATTGCATCACTGGCAGAGACAGCTTTGAAATTTCTGGAAATGGCGCAGTTAGATTATGCCAATCAAGAGAACAATGAAGATGATGACTCACCTATTCAGTATCaggtattattattttttcagaggCCGGGACTGGTTGTGGGTGAATTCTGTCTTTCTATATATATTGAACTATTTTCAGCAAATTATGCACTATATTTTTGGAGAATTATGCACCAAAAATCCCCGTTTATGTGCGAATtatgcaatatttttaaacaaatatgTTTATTAAGGTTGCAAATCTTCTTTTAATACTTTCATAAAAAACTAAAGCAAGAAAAAGGGCAAGGAAGGTGTTTTTCtgctaaataaattgaagcagggtacttttttcttttctaagctgtgattggttattaattatttcttccaaTCATGGTACATGTAATATGGAAAACTAGAGCACAGGTCCCAACAGCCAGCAGCATAGAATGCATGGAATTCATTGTTGATTTGTGATATATTCCTGtgattaaatttaaaaaaaaaagtaaaaagaattTTGTCCCTGTAATACGGTAACAGttagtataattattatttctctttttcaggGAAGTTATGACACTGAACTACAAGCACTTCATGAGCTGATTCAAAGGAAAGTTGTGACACTTCTGAGTGACCCAGAAAATATTGTTAAACAGACACTCCTTGAAAATGGAATCACACAGCTCTGTGTATTCTTTGGTCGTCAAAAGGCCAATGACGTTCTCTTGTCCCACATGATCACTTTTTTGAACGACAAACAAGATTGGCAGTTGAGGGGAGCCTTTTTCGACAGTATTGTTGGCGTTGCTGCTTATGTTGGATGGCATAGTTTGGTTATGCTCAGGCCTCTCCTAGAACAGGTCATTTAATAACATTTGAAGATTTGAATTTTGGCATGAAGTTTCAACATTAATAACTATTAATGTATAATTTCACATTATGTTAAGTTATGTAGTTGCTATATGGTTTTTTTCTATAGTGAAAAACCTAGCATCTTGTGATTTATCAAATGGGGGCAGTTGGGTTTTTTAATGCTGTTGTTTCTGTCCATGTGCAGCCTCACTAGCTTCTAGTTTGTACTTAGTTAAGTACATAGCTTGCATGTTCCAGTTAAATTTAATCCAGGTTAAACTCATCGGCAGGATGAGCTTGGAGTTAGATGACTCAGAGGGACTTGCATGTCAACACACAACAAGGTGGCAAACATGATGGTCCTTACACAGTGCACTACCTGGCAGCTGTCACTCTGAGGTAGTCAGTGGAATACTTATCCttaaactcatcgccaatagatgagcCTGGGAACAGGTGCCAAGAAAGCTTGGTGGGTGCCCCATGCAAGTATGAGgcacagcagggaggtttccatgGCGACCCTGTAAGAAGGAACCAGCCCTGCTAGCAGCCACCAACCAGCACCGTTACATTGAACTTCAGTGGAAATACTTACCTAACACAGTACTTACCTGGTTCTGACTTCCAACAAGGGTGACAAGGGCAGGGTCATAAATTTACCAGCGAAACAATGCAGGGCAGACAGCTGTGATAGCAAAGCAAGAGCAGATGGTGAATAAGGCTGCTTCGTCAGCACATGGCTTggcaaaattaaacaattatttgagGTCAATCCTGCACAATCCATGTTGGCAATGCTTATGAAGGTGGATTATGCTCAAAAAAGTGTATACAATATTTCTTATTGCGCTAAAATGTTGTTTATGTAGTGATAGtgtaattatttcattttccaggGTTTGAGTGATACAGAAGAGTTTGTTGTGAGTAAAGCATTGAATGCACTGACTTGTCTGGCGGAACTAGGACTCcttcaaaaaccagcattacGAGAGCTTGTGTCTGAAATTGTTCCCTTTCTCTGTCATCCTGTAAGTTTCATAATACAATAGCATAGTATGGTTTATATTCTTTATGTACCCTGGGATTTTAGAGAAGCTTGGTGTAGCTAATGTCCCTCTAAGGGATGATGTattacacacaaaaaaaaaacagacctTGTACAAGGCTCGcaactccatgccctactctttgcgAATGGTGTTTACGTTTGCGTTCATTTATGTCCCACAAAGTTATGAACAttgaagggttgtgagacgggtcCTATGATTTATCATCCTTATCT
This sequence is a window from Acropora palmata chromosome 6, jaAcrPala1.3, whole genome shotgun sequence. Protein-coding genes within it:
- the LOC141884590 gene encoding uncharacterized protein LOC141884590 translates to MVSKYGQGALMAKFDVEAAYRNIAVHPGYRYLLGLKWRDHYYVDLALPFGLRSAPFIFNSVADMVEWILRHAHNVSDLMHYLDDFITAGPSASSQCADNMATSLAACRALGLPLHPDKCIGPSSHLLVLGIELDSRAQVARLPEDKLCALQELIQSWRNRRWCTRRQLESLIGHLHHAAKVVWPGCTFLRHMIDLLRCFRNRDHPIRLNAEFHLDLQWWFQFLSSWNGVAFWLFPGMAAAPDLVVTSDASGSLGFGAYFRGEWFSGSWIPSQAPQSIAYKELFPVVIAAHLWGPQWARRYVLFRTDNEAVVYILNSRTSKIPDLMHLLRHLLASAAHYDFFFSSQHVPGIHNGIADALSRFHWQEFRSLAPEAQLLPVSIPPQLLEELTSHP
- the LOC141884596 gene encoding uncharacterized protein LOC141884596; this encodes MGKLHPSGSPCPTDEWTLCLFATFLARSVQHSLIKVYLSAVHSLHIEEGFLDPLVNCLRLQRVVRGIKRIQGSSQVQRLPITDDILMIIFNSLDLSLPDHCMFWAACTLANFGFLQSAEFTVPNLASFSPALHLGVVDLSVDSDSHPDCLRVRIKASKTDPFRKGCFIHIGKGSFPLCALQAVKAYLVVRGNSGGPLFLFQDGRPLSRALLTGWLREILARAGVPGNFSSHSFRIGAATVAARRGIPDHLIQALGRWSSDAYKSYIRTPSETLASLSSCLTYGPLGP